The Rhodothermus sp. genome contains the following window.
GAAATGGATGCACCTGAACCACGTAAAGCGCCGAGGGAGGGGCGCTGGACATCACAAACTCGGAATAGAGCACCTGGTCGATGGCCGATAGGCTTAGATCGACCAGCGTACGAAGTTGTGCTGAGAGATAAACCGAGAGGTCACGGGCAAAGGCTTCATGCACATAGTGCAGGACGCGCATCTGGTCCTGCGAAAACAGCCGGGGCCGCTTGAAGTTGTAGGGTAAAATCTTCTTTTCGGCCTCGGCCGTTATCATCGACTCGAGCGCTTCCAGGTCGTACTCTCCCTGTTCGCCAATCTGGCTACGGACCTGGAGGAGTATGTCGATTTCTTCCTGGCTGAGCGGCTTTGCCATAGCCTTTTCAACTACTGCAGCACGTACTGAGTGAAATAGACGCGGTCAATTTTTCCTTTTTGCAGGATCCCATTGACCGCCTCGCGTAGCTCTTGCTTAAGCTGTGCGCGCAGGCTAATATCGGCCAGTTCCTCAACGGTGCGCTGGCTCAGCAGCTTAAGGACCGTGTCACGCACAACGATCTCTTTCTCTTTGAGCTCTTCCAACACACTTCCCTCTGCACTTTCCAGACCGAGATTGATCATTAGATAACGCGTCCCGCCGGTGCCAGCCGGGTTGATGATGAATCCCTGCAGCTCCATAAACTGACCGTATTCAACAGGTTGCTCTTTTTCTTCCTTATCATCATCCGTGCCAGAAAACTGTTCAGCGGCTTTTGCCAGATGGGGATAATAGAAGTAGGCCAGCCAGGCACCGGCTG
Protein-coding sequences here:
- a CDS encoding flagellar basal body-associated FliL family protein; translation: MAERAQQSVPETPETAGEEVTQAQEEKTGGSRSLLARLLLVFLTLGPTAAGAWLAYFYYPHLAKAAEQFSGTDDDKEEKEQPVEYGQFMELQGFIINPAGTGGTRYLMINLGLESAEGSVLEELKEKEIVVRDTVLKLLSQRTVEELADISLRAQLKQELREAVNGILQKGKIDRVYFTQYVLQ